The following DNA comes from Brassica oleracea var. oleracea cultivar TO1000 chromosome C5, BOL, whole genome shotgun sequence.
NNNNNNNNNNNNNNNNNNNNNNNNNNNNNNNNNNNNNNNNNNNNNNNNNNNNNNNNNNNNNNNNNNNNNNNNNNNNNNNNNNNNNNNNNNNNNNNNNNNNNNNNNNNNNNNNNNNNNNNNNNNNNNNNNNNNNNNNNNNNNNNNNNNNNNNNNNNNNNNNNNNNNNNNNNNNNNNNNNNNNNNNNNNNNNNNNNNNNNNNNNNTGATGAGCATGCGGATACACTTTTGCAATAGCTTTAGCAAGTGAAGTATTCCGGTCAGACACAAAAGCTAAACCCTGATCATCAGCAATGACAACATTAAGTTGTCTCATAAACCATTCCCACGAGCGGTCATTCTCTGAGTCGACAACTCCAAATGCAATAGGATATAGGTTCGAGTTTCCATCCAAAGCAGTAGCAACCAGTAACACTCCTTTGTATTTGCTCTTCAAGAAAGTCCCATCCACAACAATAACTTTCCGAATGGCAGCATAAAAACCGCGAATAGACTGACCATATGAGATGAAGAGGAATCTGAATCTCCCATTGCTATCAGTTTCGTAAAATGTGTGTGATCCTGGATTAGCTTCCTTCATCATGTGCAAGTATTTGGGAACTTTTTCATAACCCTTCTCCGGAATGCCTCTCACAACATTTACTGCATACTCACGTGCCTCCCAAGCTAAAGAGTAGGATATCTCAACTCCATGATCATTACGCATAAACTGGATGATATCATTAGGTTTCGGCCCTTCCTTGACAGTTTCGTACTTATGCTTAATGAGACTACCAACTGTTTTTGATGAAGCGGTCCGAACAAAGTGGTTCCTTGATGATGGAGAACATGAATGATCAGGTACATACTTTTTGATGATAAAATATGAAGAACCTGTTAATCCCTCTGTGCGAACACGCCAACGGCAATCATCATCCGCGCAACGAACGTACCAAACTCTTCTATCCATTTTGCTAACCTTGTAGTCGAAATTATGTTTCATTGCGCATATTTCCATTGTTGCCTGCAGAGCTGCTTTGCTAGTAAAATGTTGACCCTTCTTCAAAACATCAACCAGAGAAAAACGGACATACTTTCCGTTGATCATATCTTTCTCACACTTGTTTTCATCATCACTTTCATCTATCTTCGCATCTTCTTCGCATCTTCCTCTTCAAGCTCGGCTTCACCATCAATATCATCTGAAACTTCACCCGACATACCCAC
Coding sequences within:
- the LOC106344854 gene encoding uncharacterized protein LOC106344854 — translated: MEICAMKHNFDYKVSKMDRRVWYVRCADDDCRWRVRTEGLTGSSYFIIKKYVPDHSCSPSSRNHFVRTASSKTVGSLIKHKYETVKEGPKPNDIIQFMRNDHGVEISYSLAWEAREYAVNVVRGIPEKGYEKVPKYLHMMKEANPGSHTFYETDSNGRFRFLFISYGQSIRGFYAAIRKVIVVDGTFLKSKYKGVLLVATALDGNSNLYPIAFGVVDSENDRSV